TGGTGGTGGGGATGTTCCTGTCAGCGATAACCTAGGTGTTGTTTTGCCAACAGCAATATTAGATGAAACAGTGGTAGTTGGTTTaccatattttgaaataaaaggctCAGCCTTTTGCTTTGAAGGCAAGGGTTCTGCCTTTACTTCAGATTTAAATTGTTGTGACTCAGCGTTTGTTGGTCGAAGGATGCTATAAAGTTTTTTTGCCGGTGGAGGTGAAATATTGGACCTAGATACGGCTGAGGATGCTGTATCTGTACGGGAGTCAATTATCGATTGACGTTGTTGCATTAATTTCAGATTTTGACTAGTTACTGAATTGCGAATCAAAGATGATTTCGATACAACAAAGCATTTATTTTGGGATGCATCAGGTTTAATCTGGATCTTTGTATTCGATGTGCCGCAAAATCTCCCAATTTGCGAATTGATTTGGGAAATCTTCTGAGTTCTTACCAAATTCTGTGTTCCACCTTCATTTGTTCGTACTATTACATCATTTATTTTACGATAAGTCGGAActgttgtcatttttatttgctaaacaaattaaataaaatataataatattttgaattatacaTTTTAAGTCTAAAACTAACCCTATCCTTGTCAGTTAATGGAGATTTAACAACTATTGATTGCTTGTTAGCCTGGTTTACTACTGTGTACTTGTGCGTAGTCGAAGAATCAGATGAGGAAATTTTATGCTGAGACATTCCGCTCTGCGAGCTATTCAATACCCGAACGTACTGAAAACCGGGTTTTCCAGGTATCTGAACAGTTTGTAATTGCCCACTCGAAGTGTTTGGTGACAATTTTATCATATTCCCTGATACCATGACTTGACGAGCATTTCCAGACGTACCTTGAACCAATACCTTGCCACCTCCATTATTTGGATTCGCCATAATTTGTCTTGTTGTTACAACTTGTCTTACTTTTGGTTTTGATTCAACGGACGATATAACAGTTGAACCCATTGCTCTTGATCCCGACTGCGTAGTAGAGTTAGGAAGAGCTTTTATTGGAGCTTTCACGAGTACTTTTCCGCCTCCAGGACTTGCAGTTAGTTTATTGTTCCCCGGCATGGCGTTTGGGACATTGACATCCTTACCTGATTTGTAGGGAACAAAATTACCCTCCGCATTGCGCATAACATGAATTGCAAGTGTCTGCTTTGATGGATTGGATGTGGGAGTATTTGTTGTTATAGTGGTTGGAACACGAACAGGGACAGTTTTACCTCCCGGTCTCTGTAAGTATATTATTTTGCCATTTGCATTTTTGGCAACGGTTGtcattgatgatgatgaagatgaagtaTTGGTGACTGTAGTTGATCTCGGAGCAATCCTTATAAAACCTGATGAAGATCCTAAAACCTTATTTTGCATCATATTGTTCAAGATGGTAGGTTGTGTTCCATAGTTTCTGTATGTCGATGAAGACGCGGCGGATTTTTTGATATCTTTGCGAACAATGGTTATAGTTTTAGTTTGCGGATTTTGCAAAATGCATTTCTCATTTAGTTGTCGTTTTGTctgtattttcttttcttcttccttACTTCCGATTTCTTCGTCATAATTATAATCTTCCTCAAAACCATTTGTGTTATCATCAtgttcttcttcaatttcatcGTCTTCTTCTGGTTGATCTTCAATTTCTAGTTcgttttcaaaatcttcttctgTCATGTTATCTTTGCTGTCACCAGCATCATCTTCATCTGACTTTAAGATATCTTCTaaacttatttcattatttttaaggtcCACTTCATCTGTtgaggaaaaaaaaatgtatttaaattattttagtttcaacaagtagtattagtacaaattttacaagtaaaatcagctctaaaatatttatatctttacccttgaattcttttaatgatgttcttaaacaaaattacgaccaaaataacattttatatagAATTTATCAACTATCTAAAAgagtatattttaatataattgttttcaattcaatGAACCAAGAAATATGTGTATAGATGttcataacaaaaatgttagcaTTGTTTGAACTGCAAGTGATTATCATGAAAACATTGTCTTGCTAGTAAAGCTAGAATCCCGCCTCAGCAAATTAAAAGGAAAGCCCCCAGGAAGGGTTCTACTTACCTATTTAATTATTCATATAATAATTCCTTGATTTAAGTAGATAAAATACCGCAATATTGAAAGACAACCATAACAATTTCTGTCCTTAAACCcaatcaacaaaattttcgGATATCTACCAATTTGTAAACGTGCATCTCAAAGAACTTCGAAAAATTTTAGGCAAATCTTTCTTTAGTTTactaaatctaaaaaacttatttgcaCAATTATCTAGCTTGGCTTAGTAATTTACTAGCTTTGCCAAaagttaaaacatattttttagtgGGATAGCTAAATTGAAATAGCTGGCAAAAAACTTTTAGctgataataataaatgaatactTGGGTATAATTCTAGCTCAAACACTGTTCATAGAATACTTACTTGTTCTCTgttgtttgtaatttatttttattatgaaaataaatgtatgtatatttcattttgtttctgaaTATCAAAGCATTTAcacgttttttatttcttccagAATTTTCTCGGTTCTATTTAAACTCGTTTTTCATCAGAATTATTCGCCAGCCATGATGTCACTCGCTTTGATTGGATATCggtataaaagttaatttattttgggtGTTTTCAGTTTATTAAAGCTacttgatacaaaaaaaatgatgtaGGGCTAAGCCTTCCAACTATACACATCTAATTGGGCAATTGCTTGACTTTTTCATACAAAGGATCAAAGacactttatatattttatgtatgtatacatatgtattatgTATACATAGAGTGCTTTGGTTACGATCTAGTACGCCCTAAACATAAGACAAAACACCCCTTGGATGCATAGTAATCTGTTCACTCAGTCCCTCATCCATATTGTGCTCTTCACGACGTTTCACTGCTCTGTTACCCACTTAAAACGTTGATATCTGCTAATACAATGGATTGACTGGAACAGCAAAATCGTAACTGTGTGATGTGTTGGCGAGGCCTGTACCACGGAAGACACCACCAAGATGATCTATCAATATCACGAACAGGGTTTGCAGCGTATATCAAGAACATGCTGATTTAAAGGTctgtataattattttatttttgattagtAGGCCCTACCTACAAAGCTTTGTTATGTCTCTTTATGGCTTTAAATCATTGAGATGAGTATTATTTCGTGGAgataagtcttttttttttaacctatacttaaaaaattggcaaaaaGTCCTTGAATAGCTAGCTACCCTCTTACACTAACCTTAATGCAACATAGCCCGTTTTGGACCTTAAGCCAGCATAGAACTTGGTACCTGAGCGTCATCAGAGGAAGCTTGTTTTATTGTTCTCGGGACCACGGCCCATACAAAAATGCCCATTCCTCTTTCtcacttttgctgtcagaaatcagaacagaattttcaaattcgatgttttaaaagttgtctataaaacactttaaaaaggatgaaaagaaatgcaaagctAAGTTGATTGTTAGGTGAGAATGAACAGTGAATTGAGTTTATATTTCACTATCCTGctctattattattatcttagaATAATAAATTAGCCAATTCTTCGACAGCCTTGCATAACTTTTTCGGTGGACGACCTGTTTTATGTCAGCTGTTGTTTTACACGTAAGCCACTACCAACAAGTTATCCGGATGCCCTATCTATCTGAGATTAAACGTAGTATTatcttatatttaaataaaataatcttatctTCAACAGTAAATCAGTACTAGAAGTACTAAAAATTGTGCAAAGCCTTTCCACAGTCCGTATCATAATTAAAAGATGAGAAGCTTCTTACTCCACGAAACCCCCTcttataacaaaaaccaaaagaagaGTTCTTCGAGGTCAGGACCGAAATGGCATTTAGACTATAAAAAGCCAATCataagtaacaaaaaaatattaatgaaagaCTTATATACATAGTTTCCTAATGAACACATATTTTATGTAACAGAACATTTCTTTctggaaatttgaaaaaaaaaaatgtattttatgtgCCGATTAGAATTTgcgaaaatttatatttcatgcTTCCCATTAGACGTGGAGCCACTTTATGTTCCAGCTTTATGGTACAAGTTCAATGCCTGTGTTTAGTAAAATATTGCACAAAACCTTCGGTTGTAATGATGAAATTGGGTATGTGGAACAACAGcaacgaaataattttcttttgcatttgTATCCCATCGATTAATGTTATAAACTGTCCAACTCTGCAGTGCAGAAGAATTTGGTTGTAACGGCTACTTTTCTGCGACTCTATaaacagatgtcgctaaatCGGAAcgagacaatttttaaaaatatccgttTTGTTAAAGggacatatttttatttcattttatttaaataaaattaatccaaTTTCTACAACTAAATTATGAATTTGCTTTAAGGTAAAAAACCTATAATTTCCTTCATGTTTCaattacattatttaaaaattctggtttgtttttttcgagaaaaaaacaaacattcttaACAATATGGATCGCATTTAACACCTCAACTATTAAAGTGTTTGTTTCGTAAACAATAACTTCATAATCATTACAGtgctcaaaaatcaaatggggtggcgcaacagtccgttgtggaccagggcctagtgacttacaactctcaaccattcctgtgtgcgagtactgttgtcaggaatggaagagacctacaattttaggccgaatccgaacggctagtttgagaatgcactttttcatgacaagaattactcttgaaggatttgtcaattcctcgcaagaggcagtacccgcgaaaattattttttttttaaattaacgtggcacaggcagggattgaacccaagaccccttgcatgacagtccaacgcactaaccatcatgccacgggtactcatTACAGTGCTCATTTAATGTATTTTCCACGGACCGTAACTGCTTTACAAACAGTTTTTCATCTCCAGAGTTGTTTAAAGTCTACAAGATAGAATGCTTGAGACTGTTAATAATCGTGATGCTGCTAACACGATCCCAAGCGTTGGCCACTATGCCGACAGCtcctaataaaataaacaaatcttttGATGCACTTAAATAAACCTTCACAGAAAAATTGACTAATCTAGGAAAaatcttttgttgttttgatttcggTCATTATGGTCCAAGTCGTTACAACTGGAAGATTTAAGAAATTTGGTACTTATCTTCTTAGTGTAAATTTCGTCGCTAAAATTGAAGTCACTTTATGCGAACTTAACAGTATGtactatatttttaacaaaatcacccctatcacagagtcccgctacgaatacgaatacatttTAGGCCCcgaacgaaaacaaaaaagcttttccacacagaaatactaatttcggaGTGTCAAAATCATTCGATTTGcgtgaaaataagaaaaataaataaaagttaatttttcatctttcgataagttgtttttgtctttaaaaatggaTAATATTGTCGTTGCAATCTATGCACTATATGAAGAAAATATACGAAGACGACGAACACGCAAAATTTTAAGGGATGCTTTTAGCCCCTTGGAGCTTGATGACAAAGTGTTGTTCTCTTGATGTATGCTTTCCaatctaattataaaaaaggttGGACTAATCTATTCAATTTACCTTTCTCCACCTTAGAGGGTGGGCCTAGGCAATTTCAGGTTTTTCTTGAAACATTTCATACAGCCttcacattaaaacaatagtaaaactttcGTAGCAAATTTTTTAGTACGACGGGAACAATGATACTTTTTTTCGGGGTTCATACTACGAATCTATTTCGACGGGGCCTGTTATAAGGCTGAATATTTTTAGCAaaaccaaattttcaaaataaaataaaaaaataattagagtATACAGATCAAATCGGATAGCAAGTCTATAATTTTGAAGACGAATTTCTTTTATTGGGCAATGAATGcaattttataatgttttgtttttgaaaatgcattTAGATATAACttcaataatgtttttcttgaaatgtttgtaaaatatgtacaaacaCATTATACGCTACGGTAGCAGCTGAAGTTTATGAATAGTGTGGTGTTTATACATGTCCCTAACTAgagaattaatttttcatataataagAATGATTTGTGCGTTTCCTGCATTTCCAATGGTCATAATTATTGAACTCTTTTCACCTAATTCTATGATCTCACTTTGAGCAAAATTCCCTTGCTATTCCTATCGGGATTTCACCCGTTAAGAAGGTATTTATTAGCACTTTAATTCTTTTGAGTATAACTAAAATATATTGAGAGTTCTAGTGTCAAGTAATATTTTTCATCAACcattgaaatacaaaactaagtattttatttaaatttattatagttTCAATGAACCTTTTTTATCGAAATAACATATGCAAATAAgaactaaaaatacaaaataatatctaTTCTAAACTTTAAGCCTcctattttttgacagcttgcTTCTTTTCGCGTGCTTTCTTTCCTTCAGTTAATTCCATTCGTTCGGTTGGAGAAAGAATAGGTAAAACCTTAGTTACAACACCAGTTCCTAGAGTCAAATTTCCATCACGTAATGTAAACCGTTGGCCTTGCTCCAAAACCATTGGACGAATGAGTCTTAGAATCAATTTGGTATCTTCACCAGGCATTACCATTTCTTTATCAGGTATTTGCACTTGTACAGCGCAATCCCAAGTTCGCGAGAACATCTGAAGTTGTATGAAGCTCATAAATGGTTTTGTTCGACCACCTTCATCCTTGTTCAATATGTAAACCTGCGCTTCGATTTGATCTAGAGCCTTCACAGATCCCGGTTTGCACATTACCATTCCACGCTTTATATCATCACGCTTCAGACCACGAACAAGAGCTCCCAATTGATCTCCTGCTTGAGCTTCATCCAGAATCTGATGGAACATCTCAACACCAGTGACTGTAGACTTAATAACTTTGTTGTAGCCAACGAATTCACATTCGTTTCCCTTTTTTACCACCCCACGCTCCAGGCGTCCAGTTACGACAGTTCCACGACCGGGAATACTGTAAACATTCTCCACAGGCAACAAAAACGGTTTGTCTAATTCACGAACTGGTGTAGGAATGAAAGTGTCCACCTCCTTCAGTAATTGTAAAATTGCTTCTGAGCCGATTTCTGGACTCTTGTCATCCAATGCACACAATGCAGAACCCTTCACCACAGGAACATTGTCCCCGTCGTAACCCATTTCTGTCATTAGTTCGCGAATTTCCATCTCTACCAAGTCAACCATTTCTTGATCTGCTGCGTCAACCTTATTTATGAAAACTACAATGTGGCTGATACCAATCTGCTTAGCTAACAACAAATGTTCTCGTGTCTGGGGCATAGCACCATCGGTAGCTGCCACAACCAAGATAGCTCCGTCCATTTGAGCTGTTCCAGTAATCATATTCTTTATGTAATCAGCGTGCCCAGGGCAATCTGTGTGACCGTAATGACGGGtttcagtttgatattcaacGTGGGCCACATTGATAGTAATACCACGAGCCTTCTCTTCCGGAGCATTGtcaatttcattatattttttgctCTCAGCTAATTTTCGGTCAGATAGAACTTTGGTTATGGCTGCGGTAAGTGTTGTTTTGCCATGATCAACATGTCCAATTGTACCTACGTTGCAATGGGGCTTAGAACGCTCGAAGACCTTTTTTTCTGATGCAAATTTACGAAACGATTGATTAAATAAGGGTCCTGAACACTCCGTTGAAATCGAAGGAACAACACGACAGAAATCACATGTGAAATTCCTGCTACTGAAAACCAATTTATTGATGATGTTTCGTCTGACCAAAGCTTGTCCAAATGCAGTAACTGCACGCAATCC
This window of the Eupeodes corollae chromosome 3, idEupCoro1.1, whole genome shotgun sequence genome carries:
- the LOC129949059 gene encoding protein lin-54 homolog, whose product is MEKDEVDLKNNEISLEDILKSDEDDAGDSKDNMTEEDFENELEIEDQPEEDDEIEEEHDDNTNGFEEDYNYDEEIGSKEEEKKIQTKRQLNEKCILQNPQTKTITIVRKDIKKSAASSSTYRNYGTQPTILNNMMQNKVLGSSSGFIRIAPRSTTVTNTSSSSSSMTTVAKNANGKIIYLQRPGGKTVPVRVPTTITTNTPTSNPSKQTLAIHVMRNAEGNFVPYKSGKDVNVPNAMPGNNKLTASPGGGKVLVKAPIKALPNSTTQSGSRAMGSTVISSVESKPKVRQVVTTRQIMANPNNGGGKVLVQGTSGNARQVMVSGNMIKLSPNTSSGQLQTVQIPGKPGFQYVRVLNSSQSGMSQHKISSSDSSTTHKYTVVNQANKQSIVVKSPLTDKDRQIKMTTVPTYRKINDVIVRTNEGGTQNLVRTQKISQINSQIGRFCGTSNTKIQIKPDASQNKCFVVSKSSLIRNSVTSQNLKLMQQRQSIIDSRTDTASSAVSRSNISPPPAKKLYSILRPTNAESQQFKSEVKAEPLPSKQKAEPFISKYGKPTTTVSSNIAVGKTTPRLSLTGTSPPPSDDSSNVTIRRKHCNCTKSQCLKLYCDCFANGEFCQDCNCKDCLNNLENEDERQKAIRICLERNPNSFKPKITAAANESDQRLHNKGCNCKRSGCLKNYCECYEAKIPCSSNCKCVGCRNVDDHPDLDMDTKKCPISTNISSNRGKRTYEMITPKLQSTSVLTPAVTASMVASSGASVEKQPCNFITQEVVDATIQCLIAQADECEKGELTPYQTEKMVMEELGRCLVEIIDFSIRNTD
- the LOC129949060 gene encoding elongation factor Tu, mitochondrial, whose translation is MSGYVGLRAVTAFGQALVRRNIINKLVFSSRNFTCDFCRVVPSISTECSGPLFNQSFRKFASEKKVFERSKPHCNVGTIGHVDHGKTTLTAAITKVLSDRKLAESKKYNEIDNAPEEKARGITINVAHVEYQTETRHYGHTDCPGHADYIKNMITGTAQMDGAILVVAATDGAMPQTREHLLLAKQIGISHIVVFINKVDAADQEMVDLVEMEIRELMTEMGYDGDNVPVVKGSALCALDDKSPEIGSEAILQLLKEVDTFIPTPVRELDKPFLLPVENVYSIPGRGTVVTGRLERGVVKKGNECEFVGYNKVIKSTVTGVEMFHQILDEAQAGDQLGALVRGLKRDDIKRGMVMCKPGSVKALDQIEAQVYILNKDEGGRTKPFMSFIQLQMFSRTWDCAVQVQIPDKEMVMPGEDTKLILRLIRPMVLEQGQRFTLRDGNLTLGTGVVTKVLPILSPTERMELTEGKKAREKKQAVKK